The Takifugu rubripes chromosome 16, fTakRub1.2, whole genome shotgun sequence genome contains the following window.
cctctgacttcaggagcatttacaggaagtgatgccACGGGTGGGGGCGTCCTCACACCTGGTAATGGATGTTAAACGTGAAGATTTTTGGAGACGGTGTGAAGCTAAAAGCTGACCGTCGTCTTCATTCATGAGCGATGCAACAGCAAAGCTGTGGCCGCTCTTGGGAACTCGCCGCCTCGGCAGGAGCGGAGAGgggctgcacctcctcctcctcctcctcctgcagcacggCCCAGCTCAGCCTGCGGGGCGTCGGATCACGACACGGTGAGCACGTCCAGGAAATGACGCAGAGCCGTTCGTTCCACCACCCATCTCCAGTCTATATGGGACGCGTGTTCTGGCCTTTTGCACTTTATTGACTTCTATTTTAAACGAGGAATCATTTCCAGTAGCTCTGGGCCGTGTTGTGTCGTCACATGACAGATGGAATTGGGACCGGAAGCCTGAAATGAGTCAGTCAAATAATGAGAGGGCAATCAAGCGTTGGTCTCCAAGGTGCCCTTTCTGTGGGGGCTTAAACCTTTTTGGCTCTCCTCTCATTGAATTATTGAGCGATCTTGGAGGAAAAGCTGTGTTCACCGTCTAGAATTTAGCCGCAGGCACGCCGCAAAACAAACAGGATTTACGGAGAGGCTTTTAAAATTGCTGATTTTATGTAATTCTTAATATTCAATTTCCTGGCCTATAAATTAAAATCGAGCAATTACACAACAGCTGCCCGGCCGAGGAAGCTCTCCACTCTCCATTCTTCCTCTGCCAAGCAGTAATGAACAGCTTCGCTGGTAATGGGCTCTGTTTAGCCACAACATAAACATGATTAAATGGTAGCGTGCTGCTCAAGGCGTTTCTCATCCCACAAGCGCACATAAAAATTATTTATATCaaataaaagaagaagcaaaagaTGGAGCACTTAGACACAGGGAAAGAGCTGAGCAGCTCTGCGTCTGTAGCTGCCTGTTCTGCAGAATGAGGACCCACCTTAGAAGACGGTACCTCAGAGGCACAAGTGGAACTGAACTGTGAAAAGTTTCAAAGTCATTGGAGTCATGGAAAATGTGCAAATCTCGTATGAAAGAACTTTATTCTTTAAACCCTCTCGCaacatttctttatcttaaatCAGCTGCTTTACATCAGATAAAACcaaggaataaaaacaacttgATGTCCTCTGATAATTGGAGTTTTCCTAAATGTGGGGCAGAAACTTGAGCTGATAAAGGGATGGTTGCCGTGTGAACACAGCCACCGAGTTAGGTTCAGTCCAGGTTCAGTCTGTTCCAGGTTCACACAGGTGCTTCACCATATAGGGGCCCTCCAGCTCATAACCCATCTTCCTGTAGTAGTTGCGTGTTCCTACACCTGATCAGAGAAATAAACCACAGCGTCATGCAAAGTTCCGCCACTCGGTGATCAGCAACTAAAAGACtaaaggaggagatgaaggaacATAACATTTATCTAGAGTCTGACGTCTTTCTCCTTCTGAGTCTTCTTCACTTGGGAATTCTGTGCTCATCCACGTTAGCCATCTTCTGAGCTCTCCACTTTAGTTTTGCTGCTGTCTGAAACTGCTTTATAACCCAATTTGCTCACTTAACTTAAACGTCTCAATGAGCAGCATCACATGAACTCTAAAGACTTTTTCTGCTCAATCTGGACTCAAACCACTTTCCTTGACTCCTGACCCTGTCCAAACGGTGTGAAAGTGGTCATAATTGGTTTAATCCTGTGCATGAAAGCTGATATTGTACATTTCGGGCGCATCACGACGGTTTGACTTTAAATCCATTATGACGGTCTCCAAAATGCTGTCTCGCTGTGACCGTAACTCACCACCAAGTAGGACGATGGAGCCGAGTCCTTCCAGAAAGTGGGGATAAATTTGAAATGGGAATGTTGGAAGTATTAAGCTGCAGAGGTGTCACCTGCGTCTCCGGTTGCTGGAGTCTGATGTATCATGAGGTGGGCTCACCTGAGATTACAGCCAGTCTGTTGGATCCGTGTTCGTCCCTGGCGatcctctccgcctcctccatcaGCATCATTCCAAAACCCTGGAAATGGCCAAGGAATTGGGTGTTATTAACTGACATTAGGCTACTTTAGCTGCACTGTGCTTCATCTTAGcgtcatcttcatcttcctgagAGGAGACTTGATCCAGTTTGGGATGAGCGGGTTAGAACTACCTGGTGCTGGAATTTGCTGGGGTCTCGACTGCTGACGGGGACGACGCTCCCGTAAACGTGGAGCTCTCGCACGATAGACACGCCCCCTTTCAGCTCTGGACGGAAAGACTGAGGCGAGCAGCGGCGCAGACGCAGCAGGCCGATCAGGATGTCCTGCTCGGGGTCCTCGTAGGAGAGGAAGGTCTCCCAGCCGCCGTTGGCCACGTAGTCCCTCCGTATCAGCTCCACCTGAACACATCCTCAAGTATCAGTACGCTGAGGCGATGAGAAGCTCTTTCCTTTTTCGCTCATTACCTGGTACGGCCGGACTTTGTGGTGGATTTCCTGAATCCCGACTTCTCGGGTCCTGACGTCTCGACACTGCAGACACGTTCACGTCATTCAGTCCGGCAACAGCGGGATTAAAGACATGCAGCGGGAGTCATTATGCAGTAAATCCCCGAATGTTTAGTCGTAAAACAAACTATATCTGTCACTACGTTAGTGGGACAATGAGGAGTCCGAAATGACGGAAGCAAAAGAAGGAAACAACGGTTTAAAAAACTGCCCTGTGGGTTAAACAAGGCTGGAAAATCCTTAAAAGTCATTCCAAACTTTAAGCGTGCTGCTGCGATAATGTGGTGTCGCTCTGAAAGGGAgaagttgccatggtgaatGCTGCCTGTTGGAGACAATGTGAGAAAAGGGGGAACATTTTCAGGGTTTGGGGGGGGACATAATCACTGATTTGACTGCGCCGTTATTTCAGCATGATGGTCAATAAAACCTATCTTGTGCACAACAGACGTGAACTGGAGGCGTTTTACCCCATAGGTGTTTTCTGATGAACACTTGGGATGAGCCTCTAAATCCTCAGGCCCTTTTTGATGAAACTTGGCACCAggtcatcatcaccaccaccatcatcatcatgctGACTGAGCTCTGCTCCATTGACTTTTTTCAGAAAATTAGCAGATGCAGAAGGGAGGGCGCCTTAAATTTGCGCTCCCACGTCCTGAGCATATTGTTTTATTCTGATTTACACGTGCAAATTACCCATCCAGGCCCGTTTTATGGCTCTGGCTTTGACGGAAGCCAGCGTTTCTGTGCAGTCCTGTACAGTAGCAGAGCTGTTAAAGTCTTACCTCGGTGCCCATGTCCTTCATTCGCGCCAGCGCCAACTCTCTCAGGTTTCCGTGCTCCACCCCCGAGCTCACAAGTGGCATGGGGATGTCCCTGATGGACCATGGATTACAGAGCTTTAAAAAGGAATCTGAAGCCATGCTGAACACCAGCTGCTTACGTTGACAGCGTAACGTTTTAGTCATTATTTTAGGATCCTttaagaacaggaagtggcaaaGCTAGTCTGGATGAAACCATCAAATTGTGAACCAGCATGGTGGAGATTCCCCACATTAAATTTATGTTCTGGACAAGAATCTGACACATTTCGGACGCCCGTCCATCCAAGAATATTCAACCTTTGTGCTCATATTGACGTGTTCATAAATCAAACCAATCATGGAGGAAATAGCGTACTGGACTCCTCTTGACGCCTCACCTCTGCACTCTGTAGACGCGCGTCCAGGGTGGCACCAGCGCCAGAATTCTGGCCACCAGGTCCACGAGATCGCTGGGCGTGTAGCTTTTGTAGCGGCCGGTCTTCCACAGCTCGTACAGACCCGTGCCTCGGATCACCAGCGTTGGGTACAGCTTCAGCCCATCCGGCCTGAACGCCGGATTCTCGAAAAACTCCTGCAGGAGACGCAGATCCGTGCCGGAGGTTATTAAAAGTGGGCCAAGCGTTGTTTAGACAGACATTTGGTTCATAAAAAACCTGTCAAGGCGCTGTGTGAAATATCAAAATGTTGGGACAAATCTGACACGCAGGCGTATCAAATGTTGTAAATGGGGAATTTATGACTAATTATAGAGCTTCATCCGAGTCACTGGTGAGATTTTCCAGTCCATCAGCCTCTTCATTGTTATGCTGCAGAATGTCCTTTAAGATTGAAGGATTGAAGGAGAGGCTGCGGGAGCAGCGCGACAAGAAGATAAAGTGTGGATCAGTCGTATCTACACTGATTCTGCTCTTTTAATTATCAGTCTGAAGCCCGAAAGGTGTAAAGACTTTAATGGAACTTTGATTCGGCCTCAGCACGCGCTGGGGAAGCTGGTAGAAGGATGCCTTCCTGCTCTTTCTAATGAAATATTGGTTTTCTGTGAGCTGAAAATCCTTTTTATCTTTTCCATGGACGTTCTTCCGCCGGAACCTAGCTTGTGCTGCAGACCGGGGCTGAATTGACTATAGTGGCAGACAGCAAACATTCCTAAAGGGAGAAGAGATAAAAGAAGCACTGGCGAGGAAAGGGTGACAGATTTGATTTGGCCTTCCTCTCCGTGATCACTGGGCATTACGACGACGCGTCGGGGTCCATTTGTGAAAGCGGCGCATCCACTCCGAGAGCACGGCACCCATACCAAGCAGCCAGAGCAAAAGTGCTCTGTTATTCAATTGCAGGAAACATTTTGGGGTTCTGTTTTAGAGCGGTGGAGCACATCGGTGTGATTTCCAggcgcccccctcccctcccgacGTCACCCCAGGCCCTGCACCGCCTAGCATCCTCAAAACCgtgaaacacacattttccaaaATAGAGCGCATTATCGGGCTCTCGCAATCTTCCTCGTCACGGCTCATAATCATCCCACGTTGCTCAAAACTAAACCGAAAGCAGCTTTACAGCCGCAATGGAGGAGCTGTAGTCCGCACCTGCAACATCATATACGCGATCAGAGTTTGCTAGTCAGTGGAGAGAAACTCAGAAAGTGCGCTCCCCCCAGGGGACAGAGCACATCTGTACAACAGAGATAAGTGGGAGAGGATCTGGGAGGAAGTTGTAATCGAATTTCATTATCAgtacagggaggaggaggaggaggaggaggatgcaacagctctgctgcctccctctgcagcaaCGCGGCGCTCTGTCCCTCACCGGCCGACCGGGACCTCGAACTCAGGCATCAGGAGGCTTTGATACGCTGGAAAATCTGGAGATTCCTCTAGTTGATCAAAGCAGGGTGCTGGAGACCAGTTTATACCGAGACGGTTGTTCATTCCTGCGCTGCATCATGGTGACATCATGGTTGCCAGCGTAGACACCCGCTGGATTTACTCTTTAAATGCTCAGAAAGAAAGATAAGAATGTAATATGGCAAGATTTGGCCTCATTAATTATGGAGAAAAGTATTTACATTTAACTTAAGCAGGGGaacaaaaaaatgtaaagaatggTTTGTCAAGTGTGAAAACTTTTCAAGCTTTATATGAGTAACATCGCAACCATGAAGCTATTTTCCCCAGGCTCAACCCAAGTGTGGCCTGGGAGATTAGATGTGATGAGGAGCCATGACACAAGCCGAATTATCAGATAGAGCCGGGCTGATaaaagaggcagaggcagaCGAGTCGAGGGGAGAATTTAAAGAAGAAATCGCAGGTGGAGCAAAAGAAGAAGTTTAAGACAAAGGAAAAACCACGAGACAAGAGTCACAAATTAGCTAGGGAGAAGGAGACAAGCCTGAAATCAGCAGAGGGGATCTCTAACTGCGCCCTGCACATTATCACCAGAGATTCCTTCAGCAGGAGATAGCTCCGTAAACACACCGCTCTCCCCTAGATTGGACTTGAAGCCCATGTGATGGTGGCAGCTATGAATATAGAAGGTTCTGGGCTCGGCCTGCTGGACTTAATGCAACAAAATTCACTATTACCGGTATATAGTTTAACCAAAGATTCTCCCAGATACCTAAGGTAGCGCTACTGCTGCTACGCTAACAACTGGTGTGTGGTGCGAGCTGCCAGCCACGACAACGTGAATAATCACCACAGGAAAAGCTGCTACGTTACTGAAGGAAACACCGTGACACACGTGGTCAAGACAGATTCAATGATTGCAGGACTAACTCTGCATTTGGCACTAATGGGCTGATGGTTCCCAGATGAACACAAGACGTTCTGGCAAAAAGTGGACTGTTTCAGCTGGTCGGGCACCCAGAGGTGGTGGAGTAACCCCTCATGTTGCTTCCTCACGGTCTCCATCCAGCAGAAATGCTCCTCGTTTGGGGAGCTTGTGTGGTTCTGTGGGGCTCAAACACTtggcttctcctccatcagcccATTGAGCAGAATGGAAGGCTTTATTTTGGTTCCCACTATAGAGGGAAATCAAGGCTCCTGAACTTTCCTACCTCTGGAGACAGCTTCATTCTAACGGAACCTCAaatgagaaggaaaagagaagctgTACCAAGATTTTAGAGCCTGTGACGTACATTTTAATAAGCGCTCATTACTTTCATCGGTTCATTTGCCTCATGTGTTTTTTCGGCGTCTCTGATTCTTGTTTTATTAATGTGAAACTAACGCGAACGAGCGTGAGAGCGGGGGCTCGTTACATCCTACAGTCAGGACGGGCTCCAATCAGGAGACTGAGGCGAGCCGCTGCTGACAGACATCTGACAGGGAGACTATCGAGTCAAAACACAGCTGGACGGAGGTTCTGTCTGGCGCAGCCCTTCTATTTCAGGACCCACACGTGGAAGGTTACACTGTCCCCCCGAGGTGAGGCGCCATGACGCACCTGATGCTGAGACTACAGAAGCCCTGATTGCTGATGTCACAAACAACAAGTTCACATTCAACTTACCGCCTAACTTTGCTTGAGGTCTGGATCCATGTTGACTCAGCTTACCTAACtccattttttaaattctctcccaaccccaccccccccccctaattCTAATCATTCCAACAAATATCACTGTGATTGGCAGCCAACTTCTGCCATTTACCAACGGTTATTTCGCTCACTCTAAGGAGTCGACCCAGCGCTGCACCCCTGGACAGTCAGACTTAACACCCCCGCCCCCTTCACGGCAATGACACCCACATACGCTTACACCTACGTGGCAATTAAGAGTCCCAGATCAATGTAAACATTTCTGTACTTGAAGGCGGAGTGCCGTCCTCTAGACCTGATCTTTGTATTAGGACCACTGTGGTAGAAAGCCTGAGGAGATGTTCTAACGCACGTGACGGAGTGCGCTCCACAGGTTAAAGAGGCCAAGTGTTAACagcccacctctccatccaccAAAGCCTCAACTGtcaccaggtcaaaggtcagatgtcTGATTTCATGGAAGGTCACTCCGTTTTGGCAGAAAACAACCCTTTTTTTAGGCCGTTCTTCCCACCGGAGATCAACTGATCATTCAGCTCTGTAGGGTTTTGTTGCTCCCATTGATGACGTGGCGTCCTCTCTGAGATCAACAACGTTCTGTCTCACACGATCAGACATCTCTCCAGCAGGTAATTACTCTCCCAGAACCGCCTTCTGTGTCCTCTCCAATTGAAATGACACTGAAGTGCATATTTGGTCTAATTGTATCATCATATTATGATGCatcattttaaatctaaattacCCTTGAAAATACTGCTGAGCGTCATCTCGCAGAGAGCGCGGCCCCAAAGCCCGGAGCAATACCGGAGAGGAAAATTCTCCATAAGAGTAATAATGTTGGAAGCACTTACGATAAACTGCTCTATGTCCCTCTCATGCCCACGTTAGGTAGATCCGGCATCATGTGAGCAACCACTTTGAAGCCAGCGTCCTTTGAGAGGTGAAAGACTCACACACAGCTCGCACCGTGTGGCCCCTGCAAGACAAATATCAGCACAAAGGCCTCAAGGCACGAAAGAACaccaataacaacagcagcacggCTGGTGCCAGGAGGAACCTCTTGCTTCATGGGAAAATAGCAAGTATGCATCGACGTTTTTATGTCAGTGGTTTTAAAAACAGCATTGTGGGACCGATTCCGACTGATTCGGTTGCTGACACTGTTTGTGTGTCGCGGGCCAACGTTCTCATACACGCTCTGGACTCCTATCTCCAGCCGGGCAGCCGTAGCCCAACATGTCGTGAGGTGCCTCTTCAGGCAGTAGTCGGGCCGCGTCTCGATGGTGATGCCCACACACCTTGGTTGTTACTGCGCTACGAGTACCTGCAGCAGGGAGGCGCCTCGTCACCACTGTTCATTTTTAAATCTGCTCACATCACATCTCAAAACTGTTGCTTTGATATAATGGACCTTGGCTTTTTTGGTGGGGGGTTGTAATTGGACTACTTATTGGACTATGTTGGAGTGCTCTTATACTGGGTCATTTAGCAACATCAATTGCGTGCTGCAAGTTTGCACGGCTCATTATCCAGACAGTTAACACTACCTCACATTAGGGACACGTTACTGCACTCCAGGAAACAGATGACGGAGGGGGAAAACGTTTGGAACGGACGGAAATATCGAAGGAAACATTAATGGCATTTATTTCGGGTCACGCTAAACACTTTTATGATTGGGTCAATCGGAGGCCCAGAACATGACACTACTTGATCGTGGATGTGTTTATCGCTGCAAAGaggacaaagacagaaaaaggtgGAGCCTGTGGTTCAGGTGCCGAGTACGATCCCAGATCAAATGATAGACGGAGGTAGGCGCCGTCCCAGTGCTGCTCTGACATCCTGTCACAGTGGAGGCCATCACCATGAACTTAGTGACAAACTTTGAGTTTGACCTTGAGTGAGGCTGAAGCTTTCTTACAAGATGTGTTGATATCATTAATTCTGTCAGCGGTTGTTGTAATTTTAGCTGACCTTCAAAAGTCGGCATCATTATCTGATATCCCAGTGTCGCAAATGATCCATGCGATGCTGTGTTTCTCAGTATTTAGATCTGTCTGGGTTATGTCGTTACTTTCTTAATGAACCAACAACAAACGGATGCCAACACCATTATATCCTCCTTGAATTCATCGAAAATGGGTTACAGAGGTGACCGTGGACGTCATCGGAAGTGCCTCTGCCTGCCAAAATAAAGGCAGCTCAGCCAAAAGTGTCAAAAAGAATCTCGGTGAGGGTGAATTCAGCTGGTTCAGCCACATTTGGAGCATCTGTGGGGGAAATTCACCGTCGGGACACCGCGGCTCACAAACTAGCCGCTTATAGGAATGAGCTCAAAAGCAGCAACCTGTCGGTGGACGACACGTTCTCATCGTTTTCTTACTTTCCTCCTTCCAGCAACTGTTTTCCAAACTTCTGGTGCTGACCAAATTTGGGAAAGtatcatttccatttttagagGAAGGGTTAATGCTTCTGACCTTAACTGCGGGCTTTAATCAATTGATTTATGCCCACCAAATGACCTGGGAGGCAAAACAGCAGTGAAAATCTATCCAACACTTGCAGCAATGACTTTTCAACTAATAATGTTCTTCTTAAGCCCAGAGAAATAATAAGGAACCTAAAGTCCACGAGTCCACACATCGAGCAGCCTACGTCCGCCAACTCGAGATGCTAAAAGCAGCAGCCAGGCGAATGATTGTTTTCTTAAATGAAAACATACGACTGATCTTCGGTTTTATATAACTTGACTTTAATCACtgctgaaagaaaagaaaatgaaccCAAGTGAGCAGGCAGAGACGCCTCCTTCTGACACGCCTGCCAGCCATCATTTTCTCCACTCCAACTGCTCCAACTGGACTGCCGACTACCGTCGTACCAGCTAATACATCTTGTGATTCCGCATCTGCTGGCAATAAATGTCCATCTTTTACAGTCTGCTGGCTGATTTACAACAATTACACAAGTTTATGCTCCAGAAAGAATGATCAGATAGTATGAGATGAATCAATAAAAAGGTCTATTATCTGGAGGCGCCTCGCTGCTGAGGTCATGATCACGATCAGGTTGAGCGTGCACGCAAACAGAGACGTGTGCATCAGGAAGGCGAGCCTTTTACCGGAGGCAGACCATACAAAGACAAGACGTAGATGACCAGATGCTGAGAAAAGAGCCATTAACAATCACACCAAGTATCTCCGTCTCCACaaacctgagcagcagcagcaattttCCAGTCGCAACGTCTGAGCAGGCATGGCTGATAGCAGAGAAAGCCACATTTTGACACTCTAGTCTTATCAGACTTTAGGGAATTAAGAGCCTGTGCTGTCAAACAAGCAAACCGCAACTCTATAAAGATGCTTTCGCTGCTCAAAGCATCTGTGCCACAGCCCTTCCCTCCAACAAGCCTCTCCTCAATATCTTGCATGCACGGATGAGCCAATTTCAGGTTTGGGTGACGCGACGGGAGTAGTACAGAATAAATGTGGGACTGTAAACACACAATATCTCAATATCTGCAGGGTGGCTGACGGGTTGTGGCAGCAGTCACAGTGGAAAAGATGCAAAAAGAAGAGACACAATACAGCCTGTGGTGCAGGAAGAAGACAACCAGGTTTAGCCCCCGAGGGCAATCAGAAGGGCTAATATGGTAAATATTAGAAGTAGAAAATACCAACTAAATCAATTAGGCAAACAATAGTGTGGTTGTCATGTAGAAAGCAAGATTAGTTTTCAGGTATTCTAGAAatttaatgtggaaaaatacAAACCATAGTTGATCTGATGACATTAAGGCCCATGGTGCATTGCTAAGTGAACCCTTCAGACTTAATCCCAGTAGTCACTTCCAGATTATTCCCAGTCTCAGATTAATCTAAATTACCTCAATTATTAGTTTTGGCatcatcagaaaaaaaaaagataataagTGAAAACAACAATATAAGTGAAAAACAGCTCCAGAAGAACTAAAATAAGGGTAATGAGTGGATAATAAATAGCATAATAGCTCCACCTAGTGGAGAAATAAAACACTCATTATTTCACTCAAACTTTCATATTGAAGATAAATATTAGATTTAGAATAAGTGTGTAATTTAATCAAGAGCAAAAAATGTGATTCTATTCAGCTTAAAACATTAATTTGCTACATTCTGAAAAGGCAAATATCACTATTTATCTCAGTAACTTAACACTACTTGGGCCACAACACCTGTATTTACAGAAACACCAATATTAGTTAGTGTCCCCATGGGGCTTGTTGTGTTGCATTTTTGCTGAAGGCCAGAAAGAAAATTCACAAAA
Protein-coding sequences here:
- the elp3 gene encoding LOW QUALITY PROTEIN: elongator complex protein 3 (The sequence of the model RefSeq protein was modified relative to this genomic sequence to represent the inferred CDS: inserted 2 bases in 2 codons; deleted 2 bases in 1 codon), yielding MGKPKKKSDLSRAELMMMTIADVIKQLVEAHEDGKDINLNRVKTKTSAKYGLQAQPRLVDIIAAVPPQYRRALVPKLKAKPIRTASGIAVVAVMCKPHRCPHISFTGNICVYCPGGPDSDFEYSTQSYTGYEPTSMRAIRARYDPYLQTRHRVEQLSSFGHSVDKVEFHCDGGTFMSLPEDYRDYFIRNLHDALSGHTSNNVPRKLQPHSRSNSKCVGITIETRPDYCLKRHLTTCWATAARLEIGVQSVYENVGPRHTNSVSNRISRNRGHTVRAVCEXFHLSKDAGFKVVAHMMPDLPNVGXERDIEQFIEFFENPAFRPDGLKLYPTLVIRGTGLYELWKTGRYKSYTPSDLVDLVARILALVPPWTRVYRVQRDIPMPLVSSGVEHGNLRELALARMKDMGTECRDVRTREVGIQEIHHKVRPYQVELIRRDYVANGGWETFLSYEDPEQDILIGLLRLRRCSPQSFRPELKGGVSIVRELHVYGSVVPVSSRDPSKFQHQGFGMMLMEEAERIARDEHGSNRLAVISGVGTRNYYRKMGYELEGPYMVKHLCEPGTD